One region of Schistocerca gregaria isolate iqSchGreg1 chromosome 7, iqSchGreg1.2, whole genome shotgun sequence genomic DNA includes:
- the LOC126281872 gene encoding G-protein coupled receptor dmsr-1-like translates to MTTEIIFTSESVMNGTKMMDASSEVTAANATVEPLFCGSGLQQFHTGYKELHGYFSLLVCIFGSVANSLNIAVLTRREMLSATNSILTGLAVADLLVMVEYVPYALHMYLLRRPRALTYTYAWAVFVLFHSNFAQVCHTVSILLTVTLAVWRYLAVAQPRRGQIGVPCTLAAVGSAYVLGPLLCTPHYLAFEVAELRERNATLYFVQMSRLSQAAGGLLGDVNFWVYGVVVKLTPCAALTVLSLRIVAALLETKRRRRQLTASASASSRQQDKERQTDRTTRMLLAVLLLFLVTELPQGVLALLSGLLGHRFFAECYVPLGELMDALALLNSAVNFILYCSMSRQFRVTFCQLFRPRALGRWIAVEMSHNGVTTTNNATQVTQL, encoded by the coding sequence ATGACGACTGAGATCATTTTCACTTCTGAGAGCGTAATGAATGGGACGAAGATGATGGACGCATCGAGCGAAGTGACGGCTGCCAACGCAACGGTGGAGCCGCTGTTCTGCGGTTCGGGCCTGCAGCAGTTCCACACGGGCTACAAGGAACTGCACGGCTACTTCAGCCTGCTGGTGTGCATCTTCGGCTCGGTGGCCAACTCGCTGAACATCGCGGTGCTGACGCGGCGCGAGATGCTGTCGGCGACCAACAGCATCCTGACGGGCCTGGCCGTGGCCGACCTGCTGGTGATGGTGGAGTACGTGCCGTACGCGCTGCACATGTACCTGCTGCGGCGGCCGCGGGCGCTCACGTACACGTACGCGTGGGCCGTGTTCGTGCTGTTCCACTCGAACTTCGCGCAGGTGTGCCACACGGTGTCGATCCTGCTGACGGTGACGCTGGCCGTGTGGCGCTACCTGGCGGTGGCGCAGCCGCGGCGCGGCCAGATCGGCGTGCCGTGCACGCTGGCCGCGGTCGGCTCCGCCTACGTGCTGGGCCCGCTGCTGTGCACGCCGCACTACCTCGCCTTCGAAGTGGCCGAGCTGCGCGAGCGCAACGCGACGCTCTACTTCGTCCAGATGAGCCGGCTGAGCCAGGCGGCCGGCGGCCTGCTCGGCGACGTCAACTTCTGGGTGTACGGCGTCGTCGTCAAGCTGACGCCGTGCGCCGCCCTCACCGTGCTCAGCCTGCGCATCGTCGCGGCGCTGCTGGAGACGAAGCGGCGCCGGCGCCAGCtgacggcgtcggcgtcggcgtcgtcgCGCCAGCAGGACAAGGAGCGCCAGACGGACCGCACGACGCGCATGCTGCTGGCCGTGCTGCTGCTCTTCCTGGTCACCGAGCTGCCCCAGGGCGTGCTCGCCCTCCTCAGCGGGCTGCTGGGACACCGCTTCTTCGCCGAGTGCTACGTGCCGCTGGGCGAGCTCATGGACGCGCTCGCGCTGCTCAACTCGGCCGTCAACTTCATCCTGTACTGCAGCATGAGCCGCCAGTTCCGGGTCACCTTCTGCCAGCTGTTCCGGCCGCGCGCCCTCGGCCGCTGGATCGCGGTCGAGATGTCCCACAACGGCGTCACCACCACCAACAACGCGACGCAGGTCACCCAGCTGTAG